A window from Vigna angularis cultivar LongXiaoDou No.4 chromosome 7, ASM1680809v1, whole genome shotgun sequence encodes these proteins:
- the LOC108336676 gene encoding proline-rich receptor-like protein kinase PERK10, with protein MKPSAATATSTATVHLPREIRRRPHHQQLPPLPCRRQPPRSPPSNPRAPPPFAKWPPPSKPPNLATTAPQPWQFLPRRHLLLHCEAAIRERPPSSSSSRQRTSPSSSLYQNREFVFASPQKSRIPSRRSTTSSILLNTPRFTLLTISTAPPRSRHHHHRETYSLLSPPLTQPSTPTQRFHRPRASPPSQHPKRPPPALRKSKQRNPQRATLRFAAQAEAEGEALFPNLLKP; from the coding sequence atGAAACCGTCCGCCGCTACCGCAACCTCCACGGCCACCGTTCATCTTCCTCGCGAGATCCGTCGCCGCCCTCATCATCAACAGCTGCCGCCACTACCGTGCCGCCGTCAACCACCAAGGTCGCCGCCATCAAACCCGCGAGCTCCTCCTCCATTCGCAAAATGGCCGCCGCCTTCGAAACCCCCTAATCTGGCCACCACAGCGCCTCAACCATGGCAGTTTCTCCCTCGCCGTCATCTCCTTCTTCATTGCGAAGCCGCCATCCGCGAGAGGCCACCATCCTCATCCTCGTCGCGACAACGCACATCACCATCTTCCTCGCTCTACCAGAATCGCGAGTTCGTCTTCGCATCTCCACAGAAATCGCGGATCCCTAGCCGCCGCTCTACCACGAGTTCCATCCTCCTCAACACACCACGATTCACGCTTCTCACCATCTCCACAGCACCGCCTCGGTCTCGTCATCACCACCATCGCGAGACCTATTCGCTGCTATCTCCTCCATTGACGCAACCATCAACACCAACACAACGCTTCCATCGTCCGCGAGCATCTCCTCCAAGCCAGCATCCAAAAAGGCCACCACCTGCACTCAGAAAATCCAAACAGCGAAACCCTCAACGCGCTACTCTTCGATTCGCGGCGCAGGCAGAGGCGGAGGGCGAAGCCCTTTTCCCCAATTtgctgaaaccctaa